The following proteins are co-located in the Leptospira weilii genome:
- a CDS encoding IS630 family transposase yields MKITNKKDLKQLEKRRLKGIRLFERGYSCYRIAKELGVRKQSVMRWRDTYESEGIEGVKWNGQRGRPTKLKISEKKELKGIILKGLISNGYPNELWSTYRVLEIIRKKFGVTYHQDYVGTFLHQLGFSYQKPKKRALERDEKAIETWKTKTWPGIKKAENEGFKVIFLDESGISQNPYTVKTWSLIGKTPILRHKMSWKKLSVIGAISKKDFHFQIITGSVKSQDLIYFLNILLKENRKKILIVWDNLSAHKSKAMNEFLKENEKRLRVEFLPPYAPELNPQEYIWCRWKKNYMANFCPENLSQLIQRTRSTLRILKSDTFSFDSYWRQAGV; encoded by the coding sequence ATGAAGATAACAAATAAAAAAGATTTAAAACAATTAGAAAAGCGTAGATTGAAAGGCATTCGACTCTTTGAACGTGGGTATAGTTGTTATAGGATAGCTAAAGAGCTTGGCGTACGTAAGCAATCGGTAATGCGTTGGCGAGATACATATGAATCGGAAGGAATCGAAGGAGTAAAATGGAATGGTCAACGAGGTCGACCGACCAAGTTGAAAATTTCAGAGAAGAAAGAATTAAAAGGAATCATCTTGAAAGGTCTGATCAGTAACGGTTACCCGAATGAACTCTGGTCAACGTATCGTGTATTGGAAATCATACGAAAAAAATTCGGAGTAACATATCATCAAGATTATGTGGGAACTTTCTTGCATCAATTAGGGTTTTCGTATCAAAAACCTAAAAAAAGAGCGTTGGAAAGAGATGAAAAAGCAATTGAAACTTGGAAAACGAAAACTTGGCCCGGTATAAAAAAAGCAGAGAATGAAGGGTTTAAGGTCATATTTTTAGATGAAAGCGGAATCAGCCAGAATCCATATACGGTAAAAACTTGGAGCTTAATCGGAAAGACACCGATCCTTCGTCACAAGATGTCTTGGAAAAAGTTATCAGTAATCGGTGCTATTTCTAAAAAAGATTTTCACTTTCAGATCATAACAGGCTCTGTTAAAAGCCAGGATCTTATTTATTTTTTAAATATACTTCTAAAGGAAAATCGCAAAAAGATTTTAATAGTCTGGGATAATCTATCTGCCCATAAAAGCAAAGCAATGAATGAATTTTTAAAAGAGAATGAGAAAAGACTTCGAGTGGAATTTTTGCCTCCTTATGCTCCGGAATTAAATCCGCAAGAATATATCTGGTGTCGTTGGAAGAAAAACTATATGGCTAATTTTTGTCCGGAGAATCTTAGCCAATTGATTCAAAGAACAAGATCTACTTTAAGAATATTGAAATCAGATACCTTCAGTTTCGATAGTTATTGGAGACAAGCTGGCGTTTAG
- a CDS encoding succinate dehydrogenase/fumarate reductase iron-sulfur subunit, with amino-acid sequence MDLKLKVWRQKSGEAKGKIVDYDAKDISPNMSFLEMLDVVNEELITKGEDPIAFEHDCREGICGSCNLMINGQAHGPHQGVTSCQLHMRSFKDGDTIYIEPWRAKAFPVIKDLVVDRSAFDRIIQAGGFISVNTGGAPDANALPIPKVDADVSMDAATCIGCGACVASCKNASAMLFVSAKITHLGLLPQGKVEQKERVKKMINAMDKEGFGNCTNQYECEAVCPKSIKRDFIRTLNRDYILS; translated from the coding sequence ATGGATCTGAAGCTCAAAGTCTGGAGACAAAAAAGCGGAGAAGCCAAGGGAAAAATCGTAGACTACGACGCGAAAGATATTTCCCCAAATATGTCGTTCTTAGAAATGCTTGATGTGGTCAACGAGGAACTGATCACTAAGGGAGAAGATCCGATCGCTTTCGAACATGATTGCCGCGAGGGTATCTGTGGTTCCTGCAATCTGATGATCAACGGGCAAGCGCACGGGCCTCACCAAGGAGTCACTTCTTGCCAATTGCACATGCGTTCCTTTAAAGACGGAGATACGATCTACATCGAACCGTGGAGAGCCAAGGCATTTCCCGTCATCAAAGATCTTGTAGTAGATAGAAGTGCGTTTGATAGAATCATTCAAGCGGGAGGTTTTATCAGCGTGAACACCGGAGGCGCTCCGGACGCAAACGCATTACCGATTCCTAAAGTAGATGCGGACGTTTCCATGGATGCGGCCACTTGTATCGGGTGCGGCGCTTGTGTAGCTTCTTGTAAAAACGCGAGCGCGATGTTATTCGTTTCCGCAAAGATCACTCATCTCGGCCTTTTACCGCAAGGTAAAGTGGAACAAAAAGAACGCGTGAAAAAGATGATCAACGCGATGGACAAAGAAGGTTTTGGAAACTGCACAAACCAATACGAGTGCGAGGCGGTTTGCCCTAAATCGATCAAGAGAGATTTTATCCGTACATTAAACAGGGATTATATTCTTTCTTAA
- a CDS encoding fumarate reductase/succinate dehydrogenase flavoprotein subunit: MSLDSKIPNGPIEKKWSNHKANIKLVNPANKRKFNIIVVGSGLAGASASATLAELGYNVKTFCFQDSPRRAHSIAAQGGINAAKNYQNDGDSVYRLFYDTVKGGDFRAREANVHRLAEVSVNIIDQCVAQGVPFAREYGGHLSNRSFGGAQVSRTFYAKGQTGQQLLLGAYSALSRQIGLGAVKMYPRTEMVELIVIDGHAKGIIVRDLVTGKLSTHMADAVVLGTGGYGNVFFLSTNAKGCNVTATWKAHKKGAFFANPCYTQIHPTCIPVSGDHQSKLTLMSESLRNDGRIWVPKNKGDKRNPADIPESERDYYLERKYPSYGNLSPRDIASRAAKEACDAGLGVGESGQGVYLDFADSIKRLGEDKIRDRYENLFQMYEQITGENPYKQPMRIYPAVHYTMGGLWVDYNLMSNLPGLFVIGEANFSDHGANRLGASALMQGLADGYFILPYTIGNYLAGVGFNSHPKEDHPEAKKSLSDAEETTKKLLSINGKRTVDSFHRQLGKLMWDKCGMARNDKGLKEALSEIPKIREEFWQNVNVPGSGAELNQSLEKAGRVADFLEFAELLCLDALTREESCGGHFREEHQEEGEAKRNDDKFCHATAWEFNGIGKKPTEHREKLEFENVHLATRSYK; this comes from the coding sequence ATGAGTTTAGATTCTAAAATTCCAAATGGCCCGATTGAGAAAAAATGGTCCAATCATAAGGCTAATATCAAGTTAGTCAACCCGGCCAACAAAAGAAAATTCAATATCATCGTAGTCGGTTCCGGTCTGGCAGGAGCTTCCGCATCGGCAACCCTCGCAGAACTCGGCTACAACGTTAAAACATTCTGCTTTCAAGACAGCCCTCGTAGAGCGCATAGCATCGCGGCTCAGGGAGGGATCAACGCCGCCAAAAATTATCAAAACGACGGAGATTCCGTCTATCGGTTGTTCTACGACACGGTGAAAGGCGGCGACTTTCGCGCAAGAGAAGCGAATGTTCACCGCTTGGCGGAAGTTTCCGTTAACATCATTGATCAGTGTGTCGCACAAGGAGTTCCTTTCGCGAGAGAATACGGAGGACATCTTTCCAACCGTTCTTTCGGTGGGGCTCAAGTTTCCAGAACCTTCTACGCAAAAGGTCAAACCGGACAACAGCTTCTCTTAGGCGCTTACTCAGCTCTTTCTCGTCAAATTGGGTTAGGTGCAGTAAAGATGTATCCTAGAACCGAGATGGTAGAGCTGATCGTGATCGACGGTCATGCAAAAGGAATCATAGTACGCGATCTTGTCACCGGAAAACTTTCCACTCACATGGCCGACGCGGTCGTACTGGGAACTGGAGGTTACGGGAACGTATTCTTTCTTTCCACAAACGCGAAAGGTTGTAACGTCACCGCGACTTGGAAAGCTCACAAAAAAGGGGCATTCTTTGCTAACCCGTGTTATACGCAAATTCACCCGACTTGTATCCCGGTTTCCGGAGATCATCAATCCAAACTGACTCTCATGTCCGAGTCTCTCAGAAACGACGGTAGGATTTGGGTTCCGAAAAACAAAGGGGATAAACGAAATCCGGCGGACATTCCTGAATCGGAAAGAGACTATTATCTCGAAAGAAAATATCCAAGTTACGGAAACCTTTCTCCACGTGATATCGCGTCTCGCGCGGCAAAAGAAGCCTGCGATGCGGGACTCGGTGTGGGAGAATCCGGTCAAGGAGTATATCTGGATTTCGCGGACTCGATCAAACGTCTCGGCGAAGACAAAATCCGAGATCGTTATGAAAACCTATTTCAAATGTATGAGCAAATCACCGGTGAAAATCCTTACAAACAACCGATGAGAATTTATCCCGCGGTTCATTACACAATGGGAGGTCTTTGGGTGGATTACAATTTAATGAGCAACCTTCCCGGCTTGTTCGTGATCGGTGAAGCGAATTTCTCGGATCACGGTGCGAATCGCCTTGGAGCCTCAGCTTTGATGCAAGGACTTGCGGACGGATATTTTATTCTTCCTTATACGATCGGAAACTATCTCGCGGGGGTGGGATTTAATTCTCATCCGAAAGAAGATCATCCGGAAGCAAAAAAGTCTTTGTCCGACGCGGAAGAAACTACTAAAAAACTTCTTTCCATCAACGGAAAAAGAACCGTGGATTCTTTTCACAGACAACTCGGAAAACTGATGTGGGACAAATGCGGAATGGCACGTAACGATAAAGGTTTAAAAGAAGCGTTATCCGAAATACCTAAAATCAGAGAAGAATTCTGGCAGAACGTGAACGTCCCAGGAAGCGGAGCGGAACTCAATCAGTCGCTTGAAAAAGCAGGAAGAGTCGCGGACTTTCTGGAATTCGCCGAACTTCTTTGCTTAGATGCGCTGACTCGGGAAGAATCCTGCGGAGGTCATTTCCGAGAAGAGCACCAAGAAGAAGGAGAGGCGAAACGAAACGACGATAAGTTCTGTCATGCCACAGCTTGGGAATTCAACGGAATCGGTAAAAAACCGACCGAACACAGGGAAAAACTGGAATTCGAAAACGTTCACCTCGCCACAAGGAGTTATAAATAA
- a CDS encoding succinate dehydrogenase cytochrome B subunit, b558 family, whose product MDFKAGYLRSSIGRKTLVAATGLVYFGFVVVHMLGNLQIFLGQEKINAYGQSLRDIAPLLWVARIILIVSFIIHVYYAIKLSIENKQARPVPYAKKNTVQATLPSRTMALTGLLIFSFIVYHLLHFTLGVTNPDHFAMTDAKGRHDIYTMVILGFQNPIVAGSYIFAMLLLASHISHGVASVFQTLGATTPSLSGKIKAGAIFFALIIFIGNTSIPLSILLGYVHP is encoded by the coding sequence ATGGATTTTAAAGCTGGATATCTCCGGTCTTCCATCGGGAGAAAAACTCTCGTGGCGGCGACCGGACTTGTTTATTTCGGCTTTGTGGTTGTTCATATGTTGGGAAATCTTCAGATTTTCCTTGGACAGGAAAAAATCAACGCATATGGTCAATCACTGAGAGATATTGCCCCTCTTCTCTGGGTAGCCAGAATTATTCTGATCGTTAGCTTTATCATACACGTTTATTACGCGATAAAACTTTCTATCGAAAACAAACAGGCCCGCCCGGTTCCCTATGCTAAAAAGAACACGGTGCAGGCGACCCTCCCTTCGAGAACCATGGCTCTAACGGGACTTTTAATTTTTTCCTTTATCGTATATCATTTGCTCCATTTCACGTTAGGAGTCACCAATCCGGACCATTTTGCGATGACGGATGCGAAAGGGAGACACGACATTTATACGATGGTAATTTTAGGTTTTCAAAATCCGATCGTCGCCGGTTCCTACATCTTTGCGATGTTATTGCTCGCTTCCCACATCAGTCACGGAGTCGCCAGCGTATTTCAGACGTTAGGCGCAACCACTCCTTCCTTAAGCGGTAAAATTAAGGCCGGAGCGATTTTTTTTGCTTTGATCATCTTTATTGGAAACACTTCTATCCCGCTTTCGATTTTGCTGGGATACGTTCACCCGTAA
- a CDS encoding aldo/keto reductase: MNPSDPFQELYQKNRLEGSSEPQATKEYSLSKKKSDKKKTLNPYFSFRGRTLSRIAFGCYRVGLESPEHEKAMELSFSEGFNVIDTSSNYGNGESESLVGKVLRKKIRAGELKRENVFIVTKAGYIQGRNLQIVTELEKQNREFPEITYYSEECYHCIHPFFLEDQLERSLQRLGLETVDVFLLHNPEYFLMDREKHNVSKEKATEQYYERIQNSFRFLEQKRKEGKILYYGISSNTFPEDSQKYTATSLTRILRIAKEIQDELGLDESGFAVVQFPGNLLENGFLDPKFEGKNLVSLIHENGLLPLINRPLNAISSSGNIRRLSYDPKKKSGDVILLLKKKLEAIYEREEKSLSILPQGSVKYTFRTVTEPYIDQFQNQDHLNQFLERTVIPILQQLISQIEKIGGQKAQTEYIETLNEALPILEQYVFEKNVLDRSGLYEEILKCYPKYQGWNLSTIVLHLLHSSLGEGVVLLGMRREEYVKDASLSFEAPASDIQYQDWKRFEV, translated from the coding sequence ATGAACCCATCTGATCCGTTCCAAGAACTTTATCAAAAAAACAGACTCGAAGGTAGTTCCGAGCCACAGGCGACAAAAGAGTATTCTCTTTCCAAAAAAAAATCGGATAAAAAGAAAACTTTAAACCCCTATTTTTCCTTTCGAGGGAGAACGTTGTCAAGGATCGCATTCGGGTGTTACAGAGTAGGGCTCGAATCTCCCGAACACGAAAAGGCGATGGAACTTTCCTTTTCGGAAGGATTTAACGTAATCGATACTTCCTCCAATTATGGAAACGGAGAAAGTGAAAGTTTAGTCGGTAAGGTTCTTCGAAAAAAAATTAGAGCGGGAGAATTAAAACGAGAAAATGTTTTTATCGTAACTAAGGCCGGATATATCCAAGGGAGAAACCTACAGATCGTAACAGAACTCGAGAAGCAAAATAGGGAATTTCCGGAAATTACTTATTATTCGGAAGAATGTTATCATTGTATTCATCCTTTTTTCTTAGAGGATCAGTTGGAGAGATCGCTTCAGCGGCTTGGTTTGGAAACCGTAGACGTGTTTCTTCTCCACAACCCGGAATACTTTTTGATGGATCGAGAGAAACATAACGTATCTAAGGAAAAGGCCACCGAACAATATTACGAAAGGATTCAAAACTCATTTCGATTTTTGGAACAAAAGCGGAAAGAGGGAAAAATATTATATTACGGGATCTCATCCAATACTTTTCCGGAAGATTCGCAAAAATATACCGCAACTTCTCTGACTCGAATCTTAAGGATTGCAAAGGAAATTCAAGATGAACTCGGATTGGATGAATCCGGTTTTGCAGTTGTCCAATTTCCGGGAAATCTTTTGGAAAACGGATTTTTGGATCCAAAGTTTGAAGGAAAAAATTTAGTTTCTCTCATCCATGAGAACGGACTTTTACCTCTGATCAATCGTCCGTTAAACGCAATCTCAAGTTCCGGAAACATTCGCAGACTTTCTTATGACCCAAAGAAAAAAAGCGGGGACGTTATACTACTTTTGAAGAAGAAATTAGAGGCAATCTACGAAAGAGAAGAAAAATCGCTTTCGATTCTGCCCCAAGGCTCGGTCAAATATACTTTTCGAACCGTAACCGAACCGTATATAGATCAGTTTCAAAACCAGGATCATCTGAATCAGTTTTTGGAAAGAACCGTGATCCCGATTTTACAACAACTGATTTCTCAGATCGAAAAGATAGGCGGACAAAAAGCGCAAACCGAATACATCGAAACTCTGAACGAGGCGCTCCCCATTTTAGAACAGTATGTGTTTGAAAAAAACGTTCTGGATAGAAGCGGACTCTATGAGGAAATTCTAAAGTGTTATCCGAAGTATCAGGGTTGGAACCTTTCCACGATAGTACTTCATCTGCTTCACTCTTCCCTAGGAGAAGGTGTGGTTCTACTCGGGATGAGAAGGGAGGAATACGTGAAGGATGCGAGTCTTTCCTTTGAGGCGCCCGCGAGCGATATTCAATACCAGGATTGGAAAAGATTTGAAGTTTGA